In the genome of Nycticebus coucang isolate mNycCou1 chromosome 12, mNycCou1.pri, whole genome shotgun sequence, one region contains:
- the NME3 gene encoding nucleoside diphosphate kinase 3, producing MICLVLTIFASLFPAVYTGVHERTFLAVKPDGVQRRLVGEIVRRFERKGFKLVALKLVQASEELLREHYAELRERPFYGRLVKYMGSGPVVAMVWQGLDVVRTSRALIGATNPADALPGTIRGDFCVEVGKNVIHGSDSVENARLEIALWFREEELLCWEDSTEHWLYE from the exons ATGATCTGCTTGGTACTGACCATCTTCGCAAGTCTCTTTCCCGCGG TCTACACCGGCGTGCACGAGCGCACCTTTCTGGCCGTGAAGCCAGACGGCGTGCAGCGGCGGCTGGTGGGCGAGATCGTGCGGCGCTTTGAGAGGAAGGGCTTCAAGCTGGTGGCGCTGAAGCTGGTGCAG GCCTCCGAGGAGCTGCTGCGCGAACACTACGCCGAGTTGCGCGAGCGCCCCTTCTACGGCCGCCTGGTGAAGTATATGGGCTCCGGGCCTGTGGTGGCCATG GTGTGGCAGGGGCTGGACGTCGTGCGCACCTCCCGGGCGCTTATCGGTGCCACGAACCCGGCTGACGCCCTTCCCGGCACCATCCGAGGGGACTTTTGCGTCGAGGTTGGCAA GAACGTGATCCATGGCAGTGACTCGGTGGAGAACGCCCGCCTTGAGATCGCGCTCTGGTTCCGCGAGGAGGAACTACTGTGCTGGGAGGACAGCACTGAACACTGGTTGTACGAGTAG
- the MRPS34 gene encoding 28S ribosomal protein S34, mitochondrial, protein MARKKVRPRLIAELARRVRALREQRERPRDSQRYALDYETLTRPFSGRQLPARAWTDVRCESRLLQLLGRLPLFGLGRLVTRKSWLWQHDEPCYWRLTRVRPDYTAQNLDHGKAWGILTFKGKTESEAREIEQTMYHDWRLVPKHEEKAFTAFTLVPEDSLRCVPYPPLLRAIILAERHKNGDNSTEEPMLNLERIHIESWDYPAKLEAKRKAKGTLV, encoded by the exons ATGGCGAGGAAGAAGGTTAGGCCGCGGCTGATCGCGGAGCTCGCCCGCCGTGTGCGCGCTCTGCGCGAGCAACGGGAGCGGCCGCGCGATTCGCAGCGCTATGCTCTGGATTATGAGACGTTGACGCGACCGTTCTCGGGCCGCCAGCTACCCGCTCGGGCCTGGACCGATGTGCGCTGCGAGAGCCGCCTCCTGCAGCTGCTGGGCCGCCTCCCCCTCTTCGGCCTGGGCCGCCTAGTCACACGCAAGTCTTGGCTGTGGCAGCACGACGAACCGTGTTACTGGCGCCTCACGCGGGTCCGGCCCGACTACACAGCGCAG AACTTGGACCACGGAAAGGCCTGGGGCATCCTCACCTTCAAAG gGAAGACAGAGAGTGAAGCCCGGGAGATAGAACAGACCATGTACCACGACTGGCGGCTGGTACCTAAGCATGAGGAGAAGGCCTTCACTGCCTTCACACTAGTGCCGGAGGACAGCCTGCGTTGTGTGCCCTACCCGCCACTCCTCCGGGCAATCATTCTTGCAGAGCGAcataaaaatggggataatagcacTGAGGAGCCTATGTTGAATCTGGAGAGAATACACATAGAATCCTGGGACTACCCTGCAAAACTGGAGGCAAAGAGAAAGGCCAAGGGCACCCTGGTCTAA
- the EME2 gene encoding probable crossover junction endonuclease EME2 isoform X1: MASAASGSAPGSRRGQGGSRSRRPPTWEISDSDAEGSISAEAAKKAQDPVEKRRAAAEALRLLRPDQALRSLTVRVDPGVAEAILEDASADILMEALEALGCEYHVEPQCPTRSLRWSRVKPDPCPCPYSVSPEVWEAEEQELLLLLEPEEFLYGLAQLTQVSSPARAVPWTFPEIPSCPHLAIIGLDAYLCSHQPIPKEAHQPESPEVAHAKVAVSWPEVEEALVLLQLWANLDVLLVASWKELSQHVCAITKALAQRPFKQYKESHAFSFCTAGHWAVGKPVTRDGTGLRRVWWRQIRQFNRVSPAVADAVVTAFPSPRLLQQALKACSTEQERMGLLADLPVKAGKGIRPRRVGPDLSRRICLFLTTTNPDLLLDLGS; the protein is encoded by the exons ATGGCGTCGGCTGCATCCGGCAGTGCCCCGGGCTCGCGCAGGGGTCAGGGCGGGAGCCGCTCGCGGCGGCCCCCGACTTGGGAGATCTCGGACTCGGACGCCGAAGGCTCCATCAGTGCGGAGGCCGCCAAGAAGGCCCAGGACCCAGTCGAGAAGCGCCGGGCGGCAGCCGAGGCGCTGCGGCTGCTGCGGCCTGACCAGGCCCTGAGGAGCCTCACCGTGCGCGTGGACCCAGGTGTGGCTGAGG CCATTCTGGAAGATGCGAGTGCAGACATCCTGATGGAGGCCCTGGAGGCTTTGGGCTGTGAGTATCATGTCGAGCCCCAGTGCCCCACGCGGAGCCTTCGGTGGAGCCGAGTGAAGCCCGATCCTTGTCCTTGCCCCTACAGC GTGTCTCCTGAggtgtgggaggcagaggaacaGGAACTGCTGCTGCTTCTGGAGCCTGAGGAGTTTCTGTATGGCCTCGCCCAGCTGACTCAG GTCTCTAGCCCAGCCCGCGCAGTGCCCTGGACCTTTCCTGAGATCCCCTCCTGCCCTCATCTGGCCATTATTGGGCTGGACGCTTACCTGTG CTCTCACCAGCCCATCCCCAAGGAGGCACACCAGCCAGAGAGTCCAGAGGTGGCCCATGCCAAGGTGGCTGTCAGCTGGCCAGAGGTGGAGGAG GCCTTGGTGCTTCTGCAGCTCTGGGCAAATCTAGACGTGTTGCTGGTGGCCTCTTGGAAGGAGCTGAGTCAGCATGTCTGTGCCATCACCAAAGCCCTTGCTCAGCGCCCTTTCAA GCAGTACAAGGAGTCCCATGCCTTTTCCTTCTGCACCGCAGGGCACTGGGCAGTGGGCAAGCCAGTGACAAGGGATGGCACAGGGCTACGGAGGGTCTGGTGGAGGCAGATCAGGCAGTTTAATCGGGTCAGCCCAGCTGTGGCTGATGCTGTTGTCactgccttcccctccccccgCCTTCTACAGCAG GCACTCAAGGCCTGCAGCACAGAGCAGGAGCGCATGGGCCTCCTGGCTGACCTCCCAGTGAAGGCTGGTAAGGGCATACGGCCCCGTAGAGTGGGACCTGACCTCTCCCGTCGCATCTGCCTCTTCCTGACCACCACCAACCCTGATCTCCTGTTGGACCTGGGCTCCTGA
- the EME2 gene encoding probable crossover junction endonuclease EME2 isoform X2, producing the protein MASAASGSAPGSRRGQGGSRSRRPPTWEISDSDAEGSISAEAAKKAQDPVEKRRAAAEALRLLRPDQALRSLTVRVDPAILEDASADILMEALEALGCEYHVEPQCPTRSLRWSRVKPDPCPCPYSVSPEVWEAEEQELLLLLEPEEFLYGLAQLTQVSSPARAVPWTFPEIPSCPHLAIIGLDAYLCSHQPIPKEAHQPESPEVAHAKVAVSWPEVEEALVLLQLWANLDVLLVASWKELSQHVCAITKALAQRPFKQYKESHAFSFCTAGHWAVGKPVTRDGTGLRRVWWRQIRQFNRVSPAVADAVVTAFPSPRLLQQALKACSTEQERMGLLADLPVKAGKGIRPRRVGPDLSRRICLFLTTTNPDLLLDLGS; encoded by the exons ATGGCGTCGGCTGCATCCGGCAGTGCCCCGGGCTCGCGCAGGGGTCAGGGCGGGAGCCGCTCGCGGCGGCCCCCGACTTGGGAGATCTCGGACTCGGACGCCGAAGGCTCCATCAGTGCGGAGGCCGCCAAGAAGGCCCAGGACCCAGTCGAGAAGCGCCGGGCGGCAGCCGAGGCGCTGCGGCTGCTGCGGCCTGACCAGGCCCTGAGGAGCCTCACCGTGCGCGTGGACCCAG CCATTCTGGAAGATGCGAGTGCAGACATCCTGATGGAGGCCCTGGAGGCTTTGGGCTGTGAGTATCATGTCGAGCCCCAGTGCCCCACGCGGAGCCTTCGGTGGAGCCGAGTGAAGCCCGATCCTTGTCCTTGCCCCTACAGC GTGTCTCCTGAggtgtgggaggcagaggaacaGGAACTGCTGCTGCTTCTGGAGCCTGAGGAGTTTCTGTATGGCCTCGCCCAGCTGACTCAG GTCTCTAGCCCAGCCCGCGCAGTGCCCTGGACCTTTCCTGAGATCCCCTCCTGCCCTCATCTGGCCATTATTGGGCTGGACGCTTACCTGTG CTCTCACCAGCCCATCCCCAAGGAGGCACACCAGCCAGAGAGTCCAGAGGTGGCCCATGCCAAGGTGGCTGTCAGCTGGCCAGAGGTGGAGGAG GCCTTGGTGCTTCTGCAGCTCTGGGCAAATCTAGACGTGTTGCTGGTGGCCTCTTGGAAGGAGCTGAGTCAGCATGTCTGTGCCATCACCAAAGCCCTTGCTCAGCGCCCTTTCAA GCAGTACAAGGAGTCCCATGCCTTTTCCTTCTGCACCGCAGGGCACTGGGCAGTGGGCAAGCCAGTGACAAGGGATGGCACAGGGCTACGGAGGGTCTGGTGGAGGCAGATCAGGCAGTTTAATCGGGTCAGCCCAGCTGTGGCTGATGCTGTTGTCactgccttcccctccccccgCCTTCTACAGCAG GCACTCAAGGCCTGCAGCACAGAGCAGGAGCGCATGGGCCTCCTGGCTGACCTCCCAGTGAAGGCTGGTAAGGGCATACGGCCCCGTAGAGTGGGACCTGACCTCTCCCGTCGCATCTGCCTCTTCCTGACCACCACCAACCCTGATCTCCTGTTGGACCTGGGCTCCTGA
- the SPSB3 gene encoding SPRY domain-containing SOCS box protein 3 isoform X1: MPGGTARWVMLCTWDTRQFFQAPCPAPSSANQNCFQSLGWEVGRGTRSGLTEGGWQAGQCVLSSQHSDSDSDPESAPLPPSIPSAVPVTGESFCDCASQSEAASCSTLHTAHRGKDCRCGEEDEYFDWVWDDLNKSSATLLSCDNRKVSFHMEYSCGTAAIRGTKELGEGQHFWEIKMTSPVYGTDMMVGIGTSDVDLDKYHHTFCSLLGRDEDSWGLSYTGLLHHKGDKTSFSSRFGQGSIIGVHLDTWHGTLTFFKNRKCIGLRLGPSLPGVAATKLQNKKFYPMVCSTAAKSSMKVIRSCASVTSLQYLCCYRLRQLRPDSGDTLEGLPLPPGLKQVLHNKLGWVLSMNCTYRKSPAPSPKAVAVASPNSPETRPCQRKRCRRT, from the exons ATGCCTGGGGGCACTGCAAGGTGGGTCATGCTGTGCACATGGGACACCAGGCAGTTCTTCCAGGCCCCATGCCCAGCCCCTTCATCAGCAAATCAGAACTGTTTTCAGTCCCTGgggtgggaagtggggaggggaacAAGGTCAGGGCTAACAGAGGGTGGGTGGCAGGCAGGACAGTGCGTCCTTTCCTCCCAGCACAGCGACTCAGATTCCGACCCTGAGAGTGCACCCCTGCCGCCGTCCATCCCCAGCGCTGTGCCTGTGACTGGAGAGTCCTTCTGTGACTGTGCCAGCCAAAGTGAGGCCGCCTCTTGCAGCACCCTGCACACAGCCCATCGGGGCAAGGATTGTCGTTGTGGGGAGGAAGACGAGT ATTTTGACTGGGTATGGGATGACCTGAACAAGTCCTCGGCCACTCTGCTGAGCTGTGACAACCGCAAAGTTAGCTTCCACATGGAGTACAGTTGCGGCACTGCAGCCATCCGGGGCACCAAGGAGCTGGGGGAAGGCCAGCACTTCTGGGAAATCAAGATGACCTCGCCTGTCTATGGCACTGACATG ATGGTGGGCATTGGGACATCAGATGTGGACTTAGACAAGTACCATCACACATTCTGCAGCCTACTTGGCAGGGATGAGGACAGCTGGGGACTCTCCTACACAG GGCTCCTTCATCACAAGGGAGACAAGACAAGCTTCTCCTCAAGGTTTGGCCAGGGCTCCATCATCGGTGTGCACTTGGACACCTGGCACGGGACACTGACTTTCTTCAAGAACAGGAAGTGCATAG GGCTCAGGCTGGGCCCCTCCCTTCCAGGAGTGGCAGCCACCAAGCTGCAGAACAAGAAGTTCTACCCGATGGTGTGCTCCACAGCAGCCAAGAGCAGCATGAAGGTGATCCGCTCCTGTGCCAGTGTCACCTCCCTGCAGTATTTGTGTTGTTATCGGCTGCGGCAGCTGCGGCCAGACTCAGGGGACACACTTGAGGGCCTACCCCTGCCGCCTGGCCTCAAGCAGGTGCTGCACAACAAGCTGGGCTGGGTGCTGAGCATGAACTGCACCTACCGCAAGTCCCCAGCACCCTCACCCAAGGCAGTGGCTGTAGCCAGTCCCAACAGCCCCGAGACCAGGCCCTGCCAGAGGAAACGCTGCCGACGGACCTAA
- the SPSB3 gene encoding SPRY domain-containing SOCS box protein 3 isoform X4, with protein sequence MARRPRSSRAWHFVLSAARRDADARAMTLAGNTNWGYDSDGQHSDSDSDPESAPLPPSIPSAVPVTGESFCDCASQSEAASCSTLHTAHRGKDCRCGEEDEYFDWVWDDLNKSSATLLSCDNRKVSFHMEYSCGTAAIRGTKELGEGQHFWEIKMTSPVYGTDMMVGIGTSDVDLDKYHHTFCSLLGRDEDSWGLSYTGLLHHKGDKTSFSSRFGQGSIIGVHLDTWHGTLTFFKNRKCIGVAATKLQNKKFYPMVCSTAAKSSMKVIRSCASVTSLQYLCCYRLRQLRPDSGDTLEGLPLPPGLKQVLHNKLGWVLSMNCTYRKSPAPSPKAVAVASPNSPETRPCQRKRCRRT encoded by the exons ATGGCCAGACGTCCCCGGAGCAGCAGGGCATGGCATTTTGTCCTGAGTGCAGCCCGCCGAGACGCAGATGCCCGAGCTATGACTCTGGCAGGCAACACTAACTGGGGATATGACTCTGATGGGCAG CACAGCGACTCAGATTCCGACCCTGAGAGTGCACCCCTGCCGCCGTCCATCCCCAGCGCTGTGCCTGTGACTGGAGAGTCCTTCTGTGACTGTGCCAGCCAAAGTGAGGCCGCCTCTTGCAGCACCCTGCACACAGCCCATCGGGGCAAGGATTGTCGTTGTGGGGAGGAAGACGAGT ATTTTGACTGGGTATGGGATGACCTGAACAAGTCCTCGGCCACTCTGCTGAGCTGTGACAACCGCAAAGTTAGCTTCCACATGGAGTACAGTTGCGGCACTGCAGCCATCCGGGGCACCAAGGAGCTGGGGGAAGGCCAGCACTTCTGGGAAATCAAGATGACCTCGCCTGTCTATGGCACTGACATG ATGGTGGGCATTGGGACATCAGATGTGGACTTAGACAAGTACCATCACACATTCTGCAGCCTACTTGGCAGGGATGAGGACAGCTGGGGACTCTCCTACACAG GGCTCCTTCATCACAAGGGAGACAAGACAAGCTTCTCCTCAAGGTTTGGCCAGGGCTCCATCATCGGTGTGCACTTGGACACCTGGCACGGGACACTGACTTTCTTCAAGAACAGGAAGTGCATAG GAGTGGCAGCCACCAAGCTGCAGAACAAGAAGTTCTACCCGATGGTGTGCTCCACAGCAGCCAAGAGCAGCATGAAGGTGATCCGCTCCTGTGCCAGTGTCACCTCCCTGCAGTATTTGTGTTGTTATCGGCTGCGGCAGCTGCGGCCAGACTCAGGGGACACACTTGAGGGCCTACCCCTGCCGCCTGGCCTCAAGCAGGTGCTGCACAACAAGCTGGGCTGGGTGCTGAGCATGAACTGCACCTACCGCAAGTCCCCAGCACCCTCACCCAAGGCAGTGGCTGTAGCCAGTCCCAACAGCCCCGAGACCAGGCCCTGCCAGAGGAAACGCTGCCGACGGACCTAA
- the SPSB3 gene encoding SPRY domain-containing SOCS box protein 3 isoform X3 has product MARRPRSSRAWHFVLSAARRDADARAMTLAGNTNWGYDSDGQHSDSDSDPESAPLPPSIPSAVPVTGESFCDCASQSEAASCSTLHTAHRGKDCRCGEEDEYFDWVWDDLNKSSATLLSCDNRKVSFHMEYSCGTAAIRGTKELGEGQHFWEIKMTSPVYGTDMMVGIGTSDVDLDKYHHTFCSLLGRDEDSWGLSYTGLLHHKGDKTSFSSRFGQGSIIGVHLDTWHGTLTFFKNRKCIGLRLGPSLPGVAATKLQNKKFYPMVCSTAAKSSMKVIRSCASVTSLQYLCCYRLRQLRPDSGDTLEGLPLPPGLKQVLHNKLGWVLSMNCTYRKSPAPSPKAVAVASPNSPETRPCQRKRCRRT; this is encoded by the exons ATGGCCAGACGTCCCCGGAGCAGCAGGGCATGGCATTTTGTCCTGAGTGCAGCCCGCCGAGACGCAGATGCCCGAGCTATGACTCTGGCAGGCAACACTAACTGGGGATATGACTCTGATGGGCAG CACAGCGACTCAGATTCCGACCCTGAGAGTGCACCCCTGCCGCCGTCCATCCCCAGCGCTGTGCCTGTGACTGGAGAGTCCTTCTGTGACTGTGCCAGCCAAAGTGAGGCCGCCTCTTGCAGCACCCTGCACACAGCCCATCGGGGCAAGGATTGTCGTTGTGGGGAGGAAGACGAGT ATTTTGACTGGGTATGGGATGACCTGAACAAGTCCTCGGCCACTCTGCTGAGCTGTGACAACCGCAAAGTTAGCTTCCACATGGAGTACAGTTGCGGCACTGCAGCCATCCGGGGCACCAAGGAGCTGGGGGAAGGCCAGCACTTCTGGGAAATCAAGATGACCTCGCCTGTCTATGGCACTGACATG ATGGTGGGCATTGGGACATCAGATGTGGACTTAGACAAGTACCATCACACATTCTGCAGCCTACTTGGCAGGGATGAGGACAGCTGGGGACTCTCCTACACAG GGCTCCTTCATCACAAGGGAGACAAGACAAGCTTCTCCTCAAGGTTTGGCCAGGGCTCCATCATCGGTGTGCACTTGGACACCTGGCACGGGACACTGACTTTCTTCAAGAACAGGAAGTGCATAG GGCTCAGGCTGGGCCCCTCCCTTCCAGGAGTGGCAGCCACCAAGCTGCAGAACAAGAAGTTCTACCCGATGGTGTGCTCCACAGCAGCCAAGAGCAGCATGAAGGTGATCCGCTCCTGTGCCAGTGTCACCTCCCTGCAGTATTTGTGTTGTTATCGGCTGCGGCAGCTGCGGCCAGACTCAGGGGACACACTTGAGGGCCTACCCCTGCCGCCTGGCCTCAAGCAGGTGCTGCACAACAAGCTGGGCTGGGTGCTGAGCATGAACTGCACCTACCGCAAGTCCCCAGCACCCTCACCCAAGGCAGTGGCTGTAGCCAGTCCCAACAGCCCCGAGACCAGGCCCTGCCAGAGGAAACGCTGCCGACGGACCTAA
- the SPSB3 gene encoding SPRY domain-containing SOCS box protein 3 isoform X2: MPGGTARWVMLCTWDTRQFFQAPCPAPSSANQNCFQSLGWEVGRGTRSGLTEGGWQAGQCVLSSQHSDSDSDPESAPLPPSIPSAVPVTGESFCDCASQSEAASCSTLHTAHRGKDCRCGEEDEYFDWVWDDLNKSSATLLSCDNRKVSFHMEYSCGTAAIRGTKELGEGQHFWEIKMTSPVYGTDMMVGIGTSDVDLDKYHHTFCSLLGRDEDSWGLSYTGLLHHKGDKTSFSSRFGQGSIIGVHLDTWHGTLTFFKNRKCIGVAATKLQNKKFYPMVCSTAAKSSMKVIRSCASVTSLQYLCCYRLRQLRPDSGDTLEGLPLPPGLKQVLHNKLGWVLSMNCTYRKSPAPSPKAVAVASPNSPETRPCQRKRCRRT; the protein is encoded by the exons ATGCCTGGGGGCACTGCAAGGTGGGTCATGCTGTGCACATGGGACACCAGGCAGTTCTTCCAGGCCCCATGCCCAGCCCCTTCATCAGCAAATCAGAACTGTTTTCAGTCCCTGgggtgggaagtggggaggggaacAAGGTCAGGGCTAACAGAGGGTGGGTGGCAGGCAGGACAGTGCGTCCTTTCCTCCCAGCACAGCGACTCAGATTCCGACCCTGAGAGTGCACCCCTGCCGCCGTCCATCCCCAGCGCTGTGCCTGTGACTGGAGAGTCCTTCTGTGACTGTGCCAGCCAAAGTGAGGCCGCCTCTTGCAGCACCCTGCACACAGCCCATCGGGGCAAGGATTGTCGTTGTGGGGAGGAAGACGAGT ATTTTGACTGGGTATGGGATGACCTGAACAAGTCCTCGGCCACTCTGCTGAGCTGTGACAACCGCAAAGTTAGCTTCCACATGGAGTACAGTTGCGGCACTGCAGCCATCCGGGGCACCAAGGAGCTGGGGGAAGGCCAGCACTTCTGGGAAATCAAGATGACCTCGCCTGTCTATGGCACTGACATG ATGGTGGGCATTGGGACATCAGATGTGGACTTAGACAAGTACCATCACACATTCTGCAGCCTACTTGGCAGGGATGAGGACAGCTGGGGACTCTCCTACACAG GGCTCCTTCATCACAAGGGAGACAAGACAAGCTTCTCCTCAAGGTTTGGCCAGGGCTCCATCATCGGTGTGCACTTGGACACCTGGCACGGGACACTGACTTTCTTCAAGAACAGGAAGTGCATAG GAGTGGCAGCCACCAAGCTGCAGAACAAGAAGTTCTACCCGATGGTGTGCTCCACAGCAGCCAAGAGCAGCATGAAGGTGATCCGCTCCTGTGCCAGTGTCACCTCCCTGCAGTATTTGTGTTGTTATCGGCTGCGGCAGCTGCGGCCAGACTCAGGGGACACACTTGAGGGCCTACCCCTGCCGCCTGGCCTCAAGCAGGTGCTGCACAACAAGCTGGGCTGGGTGCTGAGCATGAACTGCACCTACCGCAAGTCCCCAGCACCCTCACCCAAGGCAGTGGCTGTAGCCAGTCCCAACAGCCCCGAGACCAGGCCCTGCCAGAGGAAACGCTGCCGACGGACCTAA